In Ruminococcus sp. HUN007, a genomic segment contains:
- a CDS encoding phosphoribosyltransferase family protein codes for MNTASRFLTDLFFPNRCPCCDGFIRWDKLICGKCHSSIETVYEKACPVCGREPCMCSEDNFYDRALVPLRYENLVKEGVLSLKRGNNKNFGEYTGKLIAGILKNEMSELQFDMVMPVPMSPTSFRKRGFNQAEIIAGEIASALDIPLVTDVLIKQDTDSSQHYLNKSQRMKNISAIKIRETDLTGKRIIICDDVITTGSTINRCARLLKNSGAETVFAAVAAGTKLR; via the coding sequence ATGAACACAGCGTCGCGCTTCCTGACTGATCTGTTTTTTCCTAACAGATGTCCGTGCTGCGACGGTTTCATAAGATGGGACAAACTGATCTGCGGAAAATGTCACAGTTCCATTGAGACCGTGTATGAAAAGGCGTGCCCTGTATGCGGCAGGGAACCATGTATGTGTTCTGAGGATAATTTCTACGACAGAGCCCTGGTCCCTTTAAGGTACGAAAATCTGGTAAAGGAAGGCGTTCTTTCACTAAAACGCGGAAACAACAAAAATTTCGGTGAGTACACAGGAAAACTTATTGCAGGCATTCTGAAAAATGAAATGTCAGAACTGCAGTTTGATATGGTCATGCCTGTTCCGATGTCGCCGACATCATTCCGGAAACGCGGTTTCAATCAGGCTGAAATAATAGCCGGTGAGATAGCGTCAGCACTTGATATTCCGCTTGTGACTGATGTTCTCATTAAGCAGGATACTGACTCTTCACAGCATTATCTGAACAAGTCGCAGCGAATGAAGAATATTTCCGCCATTAAGATAAGGGAAACTGATCTTACAGGAAAGAGGATAATCATCTGTGACGATGTAATAACAACAGGAAGCACCATAAACCGATGTGCGCGGCTTCTGAAAAATTCCGGAGCGGAGACTGTTTTTGCAGCAGTCGCAGCCGGTACAAAACTTCGGTAA